The Lycium barbarum isolate Lr01 chromosome 11, ASM1917538v2, whole genome shotgun sequence genome contains the following window.
CCTACATAACAATCTCTGCATATCTCATTTCCTCTTGTTATTCACCATATAACATGAATTCTCACATTATTATCAACTGCACAAATTAAATTAAACATCATATTATAATTAATTCATGTATAACTAGTACGTGAACAAAATTAAACAGACTCTCGGTAAACAATTTGATAAAGATAAATGTTCATGTCATGGAATCAAGAACTAATAAACATCTTGAATGAGCAAATTAAAACATattggagatatatatatatatatatatatatatatatatatatatatatatatcatcacatAATGGAGCAAGTTGGATTATATGGATCATAAACGGGTTGGCATATTGGATAGAACTGCGGCACACATGGATTGCATGTTGGAGGACAAGGTTTTTTATCTTCCGTTTTATTCGGGTCGGGCTTCTCATCGGGTTTCACTTCTTCAATAATCACAATTCGAGAACACTTGAATTTCCTTCTTATGCAATGCATCAACTTGAAAAAATCGACTCCTATTCCAATCACCACCAAATGGCTTTTTTCCATGTCTATGTTCACTGATATTACCCCTGCATATCAATCAACAACTCCAAACGCATTATTCTGTTATTATAATGAGGGTATTTCAATGTATTTGATGTGACGAAAGTTATTTTTCCGAACATGCATAtttctcgaaaaaaaaaaaagttctttaaGGATGGGTAATAGTACAATTAGCAAACTAATTACTCCATCCgactcaatttatgtgacactcttgtCCTTTTAATCAGTTTAAAAAATAATgatatctttctatatttagtaataatttaacCTCAAATTTATCATCTTACCCTTaatcttaatgaaatgatttgtaACTACACATGTTCCAAaagtttttcttttcttcttataCTCCGTGTCCAGTCAAGCACGCTcatataaaatgggacggagggagtactgtTTTGATTATAATTCTGAGTTATAGTTAAAACTTAAAATCGTGATACATGACGTTAACAGTACACTGAGATAATTGGGAAGAAAAATAGTTTACACCCGTAAGTAATGGAAGTATTTTTCTCCTTATGGTTCAAAATTAAATGTTGATTAAAAATTAAATAACAGAAAATGACTTATATCTGAAATATATTTCGCATTATATCCAGCACACCCTTAATGTAGGAAGCATATCATTACTACTTAGCAAAAGTTCTCAGTggaaaaaggtttttttttttttttttttaaagttatgcAAAAGGGAGAGAATTAAAAGACAAAAATACCTGGAGTTCTTACAGCAATCTGCATAGCCTTTGATCTACAGTGATCAGTGTTGAGAGGGAGATCAATCACAATCTTTTTCTGTTACGACATATATGATTAATTAGAATAGAGATTATAACAATGGAAGAAAAGAGACAAACTAATAATAATTTTAAAGACTTAATTACCTTCATGTTCTTGTGAAATGGAGCTTAATTTTCTGGTAGTCAAAATGATAATGAAAGGACTTTATATATAAAGAGACTGGAATTGTCTATATAGGTGAAGGTGATGATTGCAATATCGTCATCTCATTCTTCTATGACAAAGACAGATACCGTGTTCATGTATTGTATACTTCGTAGTTCGTACTACTTACAATTATTTCTTCTTCAAAGACAAATATAATTTTATTTCATCTTCAAAAGATAATATCATAATGCTTGTAGCCATAATTACATGACTACCTCAACGTTCTactaattataaaaaaataaattaactcCCAAGTCTTCTTAATTAAGTTGTTAATCAGCTGGCACGGAACAAAATTGCATGattttttgaaaataaggaaaagAAAATAATGACAAATCACAAATTGACTAGCTTGG
Protein-coding sequences here:
- the LOC132617458 gene encoding heavy metal-associated isoprenylated plant protein 47-like; translation: MKKKIVIDLPLNTDHCRSKAMQIAVRTPGVISVNIDMEKSHLVVIGIGVDFFKLMHCIRRKFKCSRIVIIEEVKPDEKPDPNKTEDKKPCPPTCNPCVPQFYPICQPVYDPYNPTCSIM